A genomic region of Methanosarcina thermophila TM-1 contains the following coding sequences:
- a CDS encoding OBG GTPase family GTP-binding protein, which yields MSSIQEQIREIEDEIRRTQYNKATSHHIGRLKAKIARLRDEAEKRASAKGGGDGYSIRKSGDGTVTLVGFPSVGKSTLLNKLTGARSAVGAYEFTTLTVVPGVLEHKGATIQFLDVPGLVKGASSGRGRGKEVISVIRNSDMVIFLLDVFQPKHYEVLMDELYQAGIRVDEEPPDVVIKKKDRGGIEINSTVDLDLDEETIRAVLDEYKIHNASVLIRENITVDQLIDVILNNRSYVKSLIAVNKVDLAYPQLIEECRELYPNAIFISAHKGINIETLKDAIYDRLGFIRVYLKPQGQPADMEEPLIVMSGTNIGQICDRLHRDFRRKFRYAQVWGTSAKHPGQRVGLDHIMQDEDILTIIIQK from the coding sequence ATGAGCAGCATACAGGAGCAAATACGGGAAATCGAAGACGAAATTCGAAGGACCCAGTACAATAAGGCAACCTCCCATCACATAGGCCGCCTCAAAGCCAAGATAGCTCGGCTTCGAGATGAGGCTGAAAAGAGAGCCTCGGCAAAAGGAGGGGGAGATGGGTACTCGATCAGAAAATCAGGAGATGGAACTGTAACCCTTGTAGGTTTTCCATCAGTAGGAAAATCCACGCTTCTGAACAAACTCACGGGTGCCAGGTCTGCAGTGGGAGCATACGAGTTTACCACTCTCACAGTTGTGCCAGGTGTGCTTGAGCACAAAGGAGCAACAATCCAGTTCCTTGACGTGCCAGGGCTTGTAAAAGGTGCGTCATCAGGACGTGGGCGCGGAAAAGAAGTTATATCAGTTATCAGAAACTCCGATATGGTTATATTTTTGCTCGATGTTTTTCAACCCAAACATTACGAAGTGCTTATGGACGAACTTTACCAGGCTGGCATTCGTGTAGATGAGGAGCCCCCTGATGTAGTAATCAAGAAAAAAGACAGGGGCGGAATTGAGATCAATTCAACCGTTGATCTCGACCTGGATGAGGAAACTATCAGGGCTGTACTGGATGAGTACAAAATCCACAACGCCAGCGTGCTCATAAGAGAAAATATAACGGTTGATCAGCTAATAGACGTTATCCTGAACAACCGCAGTTATGTCAAATCCCTTATCGCTGTCAATAAGGTTGATCTGGCTTACCCTCAGTTGATTGAAGAGTGCAGGGAATTATACCCGAACGCGATTTTTATTTCAGCTCATAAGGGCATTAATATTGAAACTCTCAAAGACGCCATTTACGACAGGCTGGGTTTCATACGAGTTTACTTAAAACCTCAGGGTCAGCCCGCAGATATGGAAGAGCCCCTAATTGTTATGAGCGGGACAAACATTGGTCAGATTTGTGATCGCCTTCACAGGGATTTCCGAAGGAAGTTCCGCTATGCCCAGGTCTGGGGCACATCTGCAAAGCATCCAGGGCAGAGAGTCGGTCTTGACCATATAATGCAGGATGAAGATATCCTTACAATTATCATCCAGAAGTAA
- a CDS encoding molybdopterin biosynthesis protein, which produces MKRKEFRKLISVEKAREIMNSLQVLPEKEKFAIENVHGKILAEDIIAEINVPPFARAIMDGYALRAEDTYACSETEPARLKVLGSIPAGSDARFTVSAGEAVEIATGAPIPEGADSVVMVEYSSEENGTVLIYKPVTVGENIMKAGSDILKGERVLRAGRKLGTREIGVLASVGKNDIPVLKLQVGIISTGDELVSPGEKLARGQIYDANSYTLCAGVQECGASPMLYGIVKDDETIMRRALETAVSECALILTSGSTSSGAGDVIYRLIDEMGETLAHGINIKPGKPVVIGIIKSVPVIGLPGNPTSALIIFNEFVAPLIRKALGAGDELKRVENGVMSTNFRSEGRQQLLPVGLVRGRVYPADRGSGAITSLSEADGFIEIPSSTEFVEAGTPIEVTLFGDVEKPDLLIAGGFCPGLDLLEDLSGLRFRTLYTGSSGGFSAIASNTADIAGVNMPSRDSRGEDGILYNIPTIENMGLSDVVLVKGYRREVGLIVRQDSPITKLSDLLGKRLINRNLGSGTRALLDLKIAELAAEKGISKKEFMDSIPGYISGAKSEAAICDAVASGKAEAGVGKRNCAEKNHLKFIKFAEEDYDFLIRKEMLETPEVHKFLETLNSAEFASKLPKGLHVYERTGEIISFE; this is translated from the coding sequence ATGAAGCGTAAGGAATTTCGGAAACTTATTTCTGTAGAGAAGGCACGGGAAATAATGAATAGTCTGCAGGTTCTTCCAGAAAAGGAAAAATTTGCCATTGAAAATGTTCATGGTAAAATCCTTGCAGAGGATATCATCGCCGAGATCAATGTGCCCCCCTTTGCAAGAGCAATAATGGACGGTTATGCCTTAAGAGCAGAGGATACTTATGCCTGCAGTGAAACTGAGCCAGCAAGGCTAAAAGTACTCGGGAGTATTCCAGCAGGCTCCGATGCCAGATTCACAGTATCGGCAGGGGAAGCTGTGGAGATTGCAACTGGAGCCCCTATTCCTGAAGGGGCTGACTCCGTTGTTATGGTTGAATACAGCTCTGAGGAAAATGGAACTGTGCTCATTTACAAGCCCGTAACTGTGGGAGAGAATATAATGAAGGCAGGTTCAGATATCCTGAAGGGAGAACGTGTGCTCAGAGCAGGGCGAAAGCTCGGGACAAGAGAGATCGGGGTGCTTGCGTCTGTAGGTAAAAATGACATTCCAGTCCTTAAGCTACAGGTAGGAATAATCTCAACAGGAGATGAGCTTGTGAGTCCCGGGGAAAAACTGGCAAGAGGGCAGATATATGATGCAAACTCCTACACCTTATGCGCCGGGGTGCAGGAGTGTGGAGCCTCCCCGATGCTTTACGGGATTGTAAAGGATGATGAAACAATTATGAGAAGGGCACTTGAAACCGCGGTCTCAGAATGTGCGCTGATCCTGACATCTGGCAGCACGTCATCAGGAGCTGGGGATGTAATTTATCGGTTGATAGATGAAATGGGGGAAACCCTTGCCCATGGGATTAATATAAAACCCGGGAAGCCCGTGGTTATTGGCATAATAAAAAGTGTCCCGGTAATAGGGCTTCCCGGAAACCCAACATCAGCGCTAATTATTTTTAATGAATTTGTGGCTCCTCTTATCAGGAAAGCTCTTGGAGCTGGAGACGAACTTAAAAGAGTAGAAAACGGGGTTATGAGTACCAATTTCCGTTCTGAAGGAAGACAGCAGCTTCTTCCTGTAGGCCTAGTTAGGGGGCGGGTCTATCCCGCAGATAGGGGATCTGGAGCCATAACTTCTCTTTCCGAAGCTGATGGTTTTATCGAGATTCCATCAAGTACAGAATTTGTTGAAGCGGGAACTCCTATAGAGGTGACACTTTTCGGGGATGTCGAGAAGCCTGATCTCCTGATAGCAGGCGGCTTTTGCCCGGGTCTTGATCTGCTTGAAGACCTTAGCGGGCTTCGTTTCAGAACCCTTTATACGGGTTCAAGTGGCGGCTTCAGCGCAATTGCCTCAAACACTGCCGATATTGCAGGCGTGAACATGCCGTCGCGTGACTCCAGGGGAGAGGACGGAATCCTGTATAACATTCCTACTATTGAGAATATGGGGCTTTCAGATGTTGTGCTTGTGAAAGGATACAGGCGGGAAGTTGGATTAATTGTCAGGCAGGACAGTCCGATTACCAAACTCTCAGACCTGCTGGGAAAACGTTTGATCAACCGGAACCTTGGTTCAGGCACAAGAGCTCTTCTAGACCTCAAAATTGCAGAACTGGCAGCTGAAAAAGGAATTAGCAAAAAAGAATTTATGGACTCAATTCCGGGATATATATCAGGAGCAAAATCGGAAGCAGCCATCTGCGACGCAGTTGCTTCAGGAAAAGCTGAAGCAGGTGTTGGGAAAAGAAACTGTGCTGAGAAGAACCACCTCAAATTCATAAAGTTTGCAGAAGAAGATTATGATTTTCTGATAAGAAAAGAAATGCTGGAAACTCCTGAAGTACACAAATTCCTGGAGACACTTAACTCTGCCGAATTCGCTTCAAAGCTTCCTAAAGGGCTGCACGTGTACGAAAGAACAGGAGAAATAATCTCCTTTGAATAA
- a CDS encoding protease inhibitor I42 family protein translates to MKTAANRKFWRYTRFSTLLLMVFAVILSGCVDEGQDGNRSENMAGSSQGITGANNSQEPNEEDYFYGTAKVENIQILILESFPVQIQVIAEGYLPDGCTEIDEIKTEREGNTFNISISTIRPKDAICTQALESFTEAIPLDVKGLKAGNYTVNVNGVTGSFELTVDNIIPEEFPDPIPPGKQVVTEADNGTNISIENGEIFYLILPENPSTGYRWELNLTQGLNVTLGPDKLPGEYYPPEQPERIEQPLVGAGGVRIWKIKAVAEGGQQVRAVYKRPFENETAEAGTFTLNVEVV, encoded by the coding sequence ATGAAAACTGCAGCAAATAGAAAGTTCTGGAGATATACAAGGTTTTCTACACTCCTGCTTATGGTCTTTGCAGTTATTCTTTCCGGCTGTGTTGATGAAGGACAGGATGGAAATAGATCGGAGAACATGGCAGGCAGCAGTCAGGGGATCACTGGGGCAAACAATAGTCAGGAACCCAATGAAGAGGACTACTTTTACGGTACTGCAAAAGTAGAGAATATCCAGATTTTAATTCTTGAGTCTTTTCCTGTACAGATACAGGTGATAGCAGAAGGTTACCTGCCTGATGGATGTACGGAAATAGACGAAATAAAGACTGAAAGAGAGGGAAACACCTTCAATATCAGTATCAGCACAATACGCCCGAAAGATGCAATCTGTACGCAGGCTTTAGAGAGCTTTACGGAAGCCATTCCCCTTGATGTCAAGGGACTCAAAGCAGGCAACTATACTGTAAATGTGAACGGAGTAACCGGGTCCTTTGAGCTAACAGTTGATAATATCATACCGGAAGAATTTCCAGATCCTATTCCACCGGGAAAACAGGTAGTAACTGAAGCTGACAACGGCACAAACATAAGCATTGAAAATGGAGAAATTTTTTACCTGATACTACCTGAAAACCCGTCTACAGGTTATCGCTGGGAACTTAATCTGACACAGGGACTGAATGTAACCCTGGGTCCCGATAAGCTTCCGGGAGAATATTACCCTCCAGAACAGCCTGAAAGAATTGAACAGCCTCTTGTAGGTGCAGGAGGGGTTCGCATATGGAAGATTAAAGCTGTGGCTGAAGGTGGTCAGCAGGTGAGAGCAGTATATAAAAGACCCTTTGAGAACGAAACTGCAGAGGCAGGCACTTTCACACTTAATGTTGAGGTCGTCTAA
- a CDS encoding signal recognition particle protein Srp54, protein MVMEKLGDSLQGALKKLIGAGRIDERTVNEVVKDIQRALLQADVNVKLVMGMSQKIKERALKEDPPAGMNPREHVIRIVYQELMGIIGKGAEIQLKPQTIMMVGLQGSGKTTSAAKLARYFQRKGLKAGVIAADTFRPGAYHQLKTLCEKLNVAFYGEENNPDAVEITRNGLKDLEKYDVKIVDTAGRHALEADLIDEMERINAVAKPDHKFMVLDAGIGQQASQQAHAFNNSVGITGVIITKLDGTAKGGGALSAVAETKAPIAFIGVGETPEDFEKFEADRFISRLLGMGDLKTLIEKAEETLTEEDVNVEALMQGRFTLKDMYKQLEAMNKMGPLKQIMSMLPMGMGGLGGIKLSDEMFQATSDKMKSYKVIMDSMTEEEMNDPKLIGGSRIKRISRGSGRSPEEVRELLKYHKMMQTALKGFRGGKFNIQKMMKKKLGM, encoded by the coding sequence ATGGTAATGGAAAAACTTGGAGACTCCTTACAGGGGGCGCTTAAAAAGCTGATCGGCGCAGGGCGAATTGATGAGCGCACGGTCAATGAAGTAGTAAAAGATATCCAGCGAGCTCTGCTCCAGGCTGATGTCAATGTAAAACTTGTTATGGGAATGTCCCAGAAAATCAAAGAGCGCGCATTAAAAGAAGACCCTCCTGCAGGTATGAACCCGAGGGAGCACGTAATCCGCATAGTATACCAAGAGTTAATGGGAATTATCGGCAAGGGAGCTGAAATCCAGCTCAAGCCGCAGACTATAATGATGGTTGGACTTCAGGGAAGTGGAAAAACTACCAGCGCTGCAAAGCTTGCCCGCTACTTCCAGAGGAAAGGACTTAAAGCAGGAGTTATCGCCGCAGACACTTTCCGTCCTGGTGCATACCATCAGCTTAAAACCCTATGTGAAAAACTTAACGTAGCTTTCTATGGAGAAGAAAACAATCCCGATGCCGTTGAAATCACAAGAAACGGACTCAAAGACCTGGAAAAATATGACGTAAAAATCGTGGATACTGCTGGGCGCCATGCCCTTGAAGCTGACCTCATAGATGAGATGGAACGGATCAATGCTGTTGCGAAACCAGATCACAAGTTCATGGTGCTGGACGCAGGTATAGGACAGCAGGCAAGCCAGCAAGCTCACGCCTTTAATAATTCTGTCGGGATTACAGGCGTTATTATAACAAAGCTTGACGGAACCGCAAAAGGAGGCGGAGCTCTCTCTGCTGTTGCCGAAACAAAAGCACCTATTGCCTTCATTGGTGTAGGAGAGACACCAGAAGACTTTGAGAAATTTGAAGCTGACAGATTTATCTCAAGGCTTCTCGGCATGGGAGACCTCAAAACCCTGATAGAAAAGGCTGAAGAAACCCTGACCGAAGAGGATGTGAATGTGGAAGCTCTGATGCAGGGACGCTTCACTCTCAAAGACATGTACAAGCAGCTTGAAGCCATGAATAAGATGGGTCCGCTCAAACAGATAATGTCCATGCTCCCTATGGGAATGGGAGGATTAGGAGGTATCAAGCTCTCAGATGAGATGTTCCAGGCTACAAGTGACAAGATGAAGAGTTACAAGGTCATCATGGATTCCATGACAGAGGAAGAAATGAATGATCCAAAGCTCATAGGCGGTTCCCGAATAAAAAGGATTTCAAGAGGTTCAGGACGCAGCCCTGAAGAAGTAAGAGAGCTTCTTAAATACCACAAAATGATGCAGACAGCTCTAAAAGGCTTTAGAGGCGGGAAATTCAATATTCAGAAGATGATGAAGAAAAAACTCGGGATGTAA
- a CDS encoding GMP synthase subunit A — protein sequence MERLKILVVNNYGQFCHLIHRAVRDLGMNTKIIPNTMPIEDILAEEPDGLILSGGPEMDRVGLCFDYVREVDLPILGICLGHQAIALAYGGHVHAGNKGGYAEIEIEVLEEDDILRGLGPKTTVWASHADEVAILPEGFIHLARSEICEIEAMRHPTKPIYGVQWHPEVSHTEKGEELLINFLEVCEQY from the coding sequence ATGGAAAGGCTGAAAATCCTCGTTGTTAATAACTACGGACAATTTTGCCATCTCATTCACCGGGCTGTCCGGGATCTTGGCATGAATACGAAAATAATCCCAAATACAATGCCAATTGAGGATATCTTGGCAGAAGAACCGGATGGGCTGATCCTGAGCGGTGGTCCGGAAATGGATAGGGTAGGCTTATGTTTCGATTATGTCCGTGAAGTTGATCTCCCTATTCTTGGAATCTGCCTCGGGCATCAGGCAATTGCTCTGGCATATGGGGGTCACGTTCATGCAGGGAATAAAGGCGGGTATGCAGAGATTGAGATAGAGGTGCTTGAAGAAGATGATATTCTCCGGGGACTCGGGCCCAAGACTACTGTTTGGGCTTCCCATGCAGATGAGGTTGCTATTCTGCCTGAGGGTTTCATTCATCTTGCCCGTTCTGAGATATGTGAGATTGAGGCTATGCGCCACCCAACAAAACCGATTTATGGTGTCCAGTGGCATCCTGAGGTTTCCCATACCGAGAAAGGAGAAGAACTGCTTATTAACTTCCTTGAGGTTTGCGAGCAATATTAA
- a CDS encoding 2-amino-3,7-dideoxy-D-threo-hept-6-ulosonate synthase, whose protein sequence is MSEIGKKIRIERLMNRESRNMVIIPMDHGISDGPIEGLINITDTVNRVAEGGANAVLMQKGMVKYGHRGYGHDIGLIVHISGSSSLSPDPNAKVQVCTVEEVIKMGADAVSMHINVGSETEADQLEQLGKISRDCTEWGMPLLAMMYPRGKKITNPHDPVNVAHAARIGAELGADVVKTVYTGDPDSFRDVVRGCPVPVVIAGGPKTSTDLELLEMIDGAMEAGARGAAIGRNVFQHRDPVRLTRAICEIVHHRRSVEEALEQLK, encoded by the coding sequence ATGTCAGAAATTGGTAAAAAGATAAGGATAGAGAGGTTGATGAATCGGGAAAGTAGAAACATGGTCATTATTCCAATGGATCATGGTATCTCAGACGGACCTATTGAAGGACTCATTAATATCACTGATACGGTAAATAGAGTAGCCGAAGGAGGAGCAAATGCCGTTCTTATGCAGAAAGGAATGGTAAAATACGGACACCGGGGATACGGTCATGATATAGGTCTCATCGTGCACATCAGTGGTTCTTCTTCCCTGAGCCCTGATCCCAATGCCAAAGTGCAGGTCTGCACAGTGGAGGAAGTGATTAAAATGGGAGCCGATGCCGTTTCCATGCATATCAATGTAGGCTCTGAAACCGAAGCTGACCAGCTTGAGCAGCTTGGAAAGATTTCCAGAGACTGCACGGAATGGGGTATGCCTCTCCTTGCCATGATGTACCCCAGAGGTAAGAAAATCACCAATCCACATGATCCTGTAAATGTTGCACATGCTGCAAGGATAGGAGCCGAGTTAGGTGCTGATGTTGTAAAAACCGTGTACACCGGAGATCCTGACAGTTTCAGGGATGTGGTCAGAGGCTGTCCTGTGCCTGTAGTTATTGCAGGAGGGCCTAAAACCTCAACTGACCTGGAGCTCCTTGAGATGATTGACGGAGCCATGGAAGCCGGAGCCAGAGGAGCTGCAATTGGAAGAAATGTTTTCCAGCATAGAGACCCTGTCAGGCTCACCCGGGCTATTTGTGAGATTGTACATCATAGAAGATCTGTAGAAGAGGCTCTTGAGCAGCTGAAATGA
- a CDS encoding 3-dehydroquinate synthase II: MKNKSVWIKADEGGWEQQKERITTGLESGADCVLVNPGDIEKVRELGSIPVAAFGRDNKSGADIVVVGKRGEGDGTKPLPLETPGSLDINAATLLRDKGVAVGGYVIIRDKRYEHFAAELGKVCDFLIVTGTDWKVIPLENLIAELQHYDVKIIFGVKSAEEARLAFQTLEIGADGVLLDSGDPQEIKDTIKAARELESESTELESAVVTRVEPLGMGDRVCVDTCNLMQRGEGMLIGSQASGMFLVNSESDDSPYVAARPFRVNAGAVHSYIKIGDKTRYLSELRTGDTVTIVDSKGKQRDGIVGRIKIESRPLMLIEAKAGDRTLSVILQNAETIKLVGKDGNPISVAKLKKGDEVLVHLEEGARHFGKKIEETIIEK, from the coding sequence TTGAAAAATAAAAGCGTGTGGATAAAAGCCGATGAAGGCGGATGGGAACAGCAAAAAGAAAGGATTACAACAGGCCTAGAATCAGGAGCCGACTGCGTGCTTGTAAACCCAGGAGATATTGAAAAAGTAAGAGAACTGGGAAGTATCCCGGTAGCAGCCTTTGGGCGTGACAACAAATCCGGAGCCGATATCGTTGTCGTTGGAAAGAGAGGAGAAGGCGACGGGACAAAACCCTTACCTCTTGAAACTCCGGGTTCTCTTGATATAAACGCAGCAACCCTTCTCAGGGACAAAGGAGTGGCTGTAGGTGGATATGTAATAATAAGGGATAAACGCTATGAGCATTTTGCAGCCGAACTTGGAAAGGTCTGTGACTTCCTCATTGTGACAGGTACGGACTGGAAGGTTATCCCTCTTGAAAACCTTATAGCTGAACTCCAGCATTACGACGTGAAGATTATTTTCGGAGTAAAGAGCGCAGAAGAGGCAAGACTGGCTTTCCAGACCCTTGAAATCGGAGCAGATGGAGTTCTTCTTGACAGCGGAGATCCCCAGGAAATAAAAGATACCATCAAGGCTGCCAGGGAACTGGAAAGCGAGAGCACTGAGCTTGAATCTGCAGTCGTAACCAGGGTTGAGCCTCTTGGAATGGGAGACAGAGTCTGTGTGGACACATGCAATCTCATGCAAAGGGGAGAAGGCATGCTCATAGGTTCTCAGGCAAGCGGGATGTTTTTGGTAAATTCCGAATCCGATGACAGCCCGTATGTGGCAGCCCGCCCGTTCAGGGTAAATGCAGGTGCAGTTCATTCATATATCAAAATAGGGGACAAAACCCGCTACCTCTCAGAACTTCGGACCGGAGATACCGTAACTATTGTGGATTCAAAAGGGAAACAGAGAGATGGGATTGTTGGTAGGATTAAAATCGAAAGCCGCCCTCTCATGCTTATCGAAGCAAAAGCAGGAGACAGGACTTTAAGTGTAATCCTGCAAAACGCCGAAACCATCAAGCTGGTTGGAAAAGACGGAAACCCTATTTCAGTTGCCAAACTCAAGAAAGGTGACGAGGTTCTGGTTCACCTGGAAGAAGGAGCAAGGCACTTCGGTAAAAAGATCGAAGAAACGATTATAGAGAAATAA
- the aroD gene encoding type I 3-dehydroquinate dehydratase, with product MIRIGSLDLEEKAAVVAVILENPLETSRKAAEMGADILEIRLDLLGIRDLEIASETIRKIKSETRLPLILTNRSSMEGGKWQGKEAERTELLKNLLSLRDGPDAVDIELSAGRKARDRVIKAAKTCGKTVIVSFHNFSETPPFQEMKTIFEESFLAGADIAKLAVMPHSMKDVLDLLRASLDAKEAGGAVCAIAMGRLGKHTRVIAPFYGSVLTYAAVEGSVSAAPGQFQVDEVKKIMELLE from the coding sequence ATGATTCGTATTGGTTCACTTGACCTTGAGGAAAAAGCTGCCGTTGTCGCAGTAATTCTTGAGAACCCTCTTGAGACCTCAAGGAAAGCCGCCGAAATGGGAGCCGATATTCTTGAGATCAGGCTGGATTTGCTTGGAATCAGGGACCTAGAAATAGCTTCAGAAACGATAAGAAAAATAAAGTCCGAAACCAGACTCCCGCTAATTCTTACAAATCGCTCAAGTATGGAAGGAGGAAAATGGCAGGGAAAAGAAGCTGAGAGAACCGAGCTTCTTAAAAACCTACTTTCCCTGAGAGATGGACCAGACGCCGTAGATATCGAGCTTTCTGCCGGGAGAAAAGCGAGAGACAGAGTAATAAAAGCGGCAAAAACCTGCGGAAAAACTGTGATTGTATCTTTTCATAATTTTTCAGAAACCCCGCCTTTTCAGGAAATGAAAACTATTTTTGAAGAGTCATTTCTGGCAGGGGCGGATATTGCGAAACTAGCAGTTATGCCACACTCGATGAAAGACGTACTTGACCTGTTAAGAGCTTCACTGGATGCCAAGGAGGCAGGGGGCGCTGTATGCGCTATCGCAATGGGCAGGCTTGGAAAGCATACAAGGGTAATTGCTCCTTTTTATGGTTCGGTTCTCACATATGCAGCTGTTGAAGGTTCAGTTTCTGCGGCACCGGGACAGTTTCAGGTAGATGAAGTAAAAAAGATAATGGAGCTACTCGAATGA
- a CDS encoding shikimate dehydrogenase has translation MKQVFGVFGDPISHSLSPAMHNAAFSALGMDCIYHAFRVKPEKLEKAILGAEAMGFGGLNLTVPLKEVALKLSCIKPDPLAKKIGAVNTIVFEETGEIRGYNTDGLGAKQALQEAAVEIKGSKIVVAGAGGAARAINFQLAADGADITIVNRTEERAIALAKDISAAALPGKVEGRGLSELKDLLQNANVLINTTTLGMHPNIDSTIATADNLHSGLTVFDIVYNPLETRLLREAKASGAKTVSGVSMLVYQGAEAFRLWTGIDPPVELMKKTVLEALKA, from the coding sequence ATGAAGCAAGTCTTTGGCGTGTTTGGAGACCCTATAAGCCATTCCCTTTCTCCTGCAATGCATAACGCGGCTTTCTCAGCTCTTGGAATGGACTGCATCTATCACGCTTTTAGGGTCAAGCCCGAAAAACTGGAAAAAGCAATTCTTGGGGCTGAAGCTATGGGATTCGGAGGTCTCAACCTGACAGTACCCCTGAAAGAGGTAGCTTTGAAGCTTAGCTGTATAAAACCTGACCCGCTGGCTAAAAAAATAGGAGCTGTAAATACTATAGTTTTCGAGGAGACCGGAGAAATCCGGGGATACAATACCGATGGGTTGGGAGCAAAACAGGCACTCCAGGAAGCTGCAGTGGAAATAAAGGGGTCTAAAATCGTGGTTGCAGGGGCAGGCGGGGCAGCAAGAGCCATTAATTTTCAGCTTGCGGCGGATGGCGCTGATATTACAATAGTAAATCGGACCGAAGAAAGGGCAATTGCGCTTGCAAAAGATATCTCAGCCGCCGCCCTTCCCGGGAAAGTAGAGGGAAGAGGGCTCTCCGAATTAAAAGATTTGCTACAGAACGCCAATGTTCTGATAAATACCACAACTCTCGGAATGCATCCCAATATAGACTCTACTATTGCCACGGCAGACAATCTTCACTCTGGACTTACCGTTTTTGATATTGTATATAACCCTCTGGAGACCAGGCTCTTAAGAGAGGCAAAAGCCTCAGGTGCAAAGACTGTAAGTGGAGTCTCAATGCTTGTCTATCAGGGAGCTGAAGCTTTCAGGCTCTGGACAGGAATTGACCCTCCAGTTGAACTTATGAAAAAAACCGTTCTGGAGGCTTTGAAGGCTTGA